A region from the Agrobacterium cucumeris genome encodes:
- a CDS encoding type II toxin-antitoxin system RelE/ParE family toxin yields the protein MSGRKIRWTLRALRRLDEIGAHIEADNPAAAARVISRLVSAVDMLLDQPAMGRVGRIKGTREAVLSDISYIIAYRVSGDIEILTIIQTSQRWPSSL from the coding sequence ATGAGCGGTCGAAAAATTCGATGGACGTTGCGGGCGTTGCGACGGCTCGATGAAATCGGTGCGCATATCGAAGCGGACAATCCAGCCGCTGCGGCCCGTGTGATTTCCCGCCTTGTCTCGGCAGTCGATATGTTGCTTGATCAGCCTGCTATGGGACGGGTGGGGCGGATCAAGGGAACGCGGGAAGCCGTGCTATCTGACATTTCCTACATTATTGCCTATCGTGTCAGCGGTGATATCGAAATTCTGACGATCATCCAAACATCGCAGCGATGGCCTTCGTCGCTCTGA
- a CDS encoding CopG family ribbon-helix-helix protein, with product MTAFTVRLPDEVADKLDQLAEKLDRSRSYMAARAIEDFVAREEWQLAEIEAGLAEADRGEFGTPEELANIVGKYVRSTRSS from the coding sequence ATGACTGCGTTTACAGTACGCCTGCCGGACGAGGTTGCTGACAAGCTTGATCAGCTGGCAGAAAAGCTCGATCGCTCGCGGTCCTACATGGCGGCGCGGGCGATTGAGGACTTTGTGGCCCGCGAAGAGTGGCAGCTTGCCGAGATCGAGGCAGGATTGGCGGAGGCCGATCGCGGCGAGTTCGGGACGCCGGAAGAACTGGCAAACATCGTCGGAAAATACGTCAGGTCTACGCGGTCGTCATGA
- a CDS encoding DUF502 domain-containing protein produces MTEIPVKISFAARLRNSFLTGVLILAPVTITMWLVWSFLQWADSWVKPYIPARYDPEQYFDVAIPGFGLLIAVVGITLIGFLGNNLIGKWIVGVGESILNRMPLVRPIYKSIKQLFESVLKEHANSFKKVGLIEFPSPGTWAMVFVASEAKGELAHRFNEMGQEMVAVFLPPTPVPTAGFLLFVPKDKIVMLDMTPEDAAKLLISGGLVAPDFTPPKAIAPV; encoded by the coding sequence ATGACTGAAATTCCAGTAAAAATATCCTTCGCAGCCCGTCTGCGCAACAGCTTCCTCACGGGCGTTCTCATTCTCGCGCCCGTCACCATCACCATGTGGCTGGTGTGGAGCTTCCTGCAATGGGCGGATAGCTGGGTGAAACCCTATATCCCCGCCCGTTACGATCCCGAGCAATATTTCGATGTGGCGATCCCCGGCTTCGGGCTGCTGATCGCCGTCGTGGGTATCACCCTCATCGGTTTTCTCGGCAATAACCTCATCGGCAAATGGATCGTCGGCGTCGGCGAATCCATTCTCAACCGCATGCCGCTGGTGCGGCCGATCTACAAGAGCATCAAGCAGCTGTTCGAATCCGTTCTGAAGGAGCATGCGAATTCCTTCAAGAAGGTCGGCCTGATCGAGTTTCCATCCCCCGGCACCTGGGCAATGGTCTTCGTTGCCTCCGAGGCGAAGGGCGAGCTTGCCCACCGGTTCAACGAGATGGGCCAGGAGATGGTCGCCGTCTTCCTGCCGCCGACCCCTGTGCCGACGGCGGGCTTCCTGCTGTTCGTGCCGAAGGACAAGATCGTGATGCTGGACATGACGCCGGAAGATGCGGCGAAACTGCTGATATCCGGCGGTCTGGTGGCCCCGGATTTCACGCCACCGAAGGCGATTGCGCCGGTTTGA
- a CDS encoding GNAT family N-acetyltransferase, with protein sequence MIIRPERQGDEGAIARVTEDAFRNVDYSDRTEHLIVARLRAAGALVVSLVAEDSEGIIGHVGFSPVTLSSGESGWFCLAPLSVAPERQGQGVGSRLVQEGLAALDRLSASGCVVAGDPDYYGRFGFRHLEGLSAAGIPDEYFTVLRLHGGTPSGIVGFHPGFDGENA encoded by the coding sequence ATGATCATCCGGCCGGAACGGCAGGGTGATGAAGGGGCAATTGCCCGCGTTACGGAAGATGCCTTCCGTAACGTCGATTACAGCGACAGGACCGAACATCTGATCGTTGCGCGGCTGCGCGCCGCCGGTGCTCTGGTGGTTTCGCTGGTGGCGGAAGACAGCGAAGGCATTATCGGCCATGTCGGTTTTTCACCGGTCACGCTGAGCAGCGGTGAGAGCGGCTGGTTCTGCCTTGCGCCGCTCTCCGTGGCACCGGAGAGGCAGGGGCAGGGCGTCGGTTCACGGCTGGTGCAAGAAGGGCTTGCTGCACTGGACCGGCTGAGTGCCTCGGGCTGCGTTGTCGCGGGTGATCCGGATTATTATGGACGCTTCGGTTTTCGCCACCTCGAAGGCTTGAGTGCGGCGGGGATTCCTGACGAATATTTCACAGTTCTTCGCTTGCATGGCGGAACTCCATCCGGCATTGTCGGTTTTCATCCGGGTTTCGATGGCGAAAACGCTTAA
- the glmS gene encoding glutamine--fructose-6-phosphate transaminase (isomerizing) translates to MCGIVGIVGTQPVAERLVDALKRLEYRGYDSAGVATIDNGAMDRRRAEGKLFNLEKLVSEKPLPGVVGIAHTRWATHGVPNETNAHPHFVEGVAVVHNGIIENFSELREELTAEGATFTTQTDTEVVAQLLAKYTREGLGHREAMLKMLNRVTGAYALVVMFQDDPGTLLSARSGPPLAVGYGRGEMFLGSDAIALSPFTNEITYLVDGDCAIVTRQGAEIIDFSGKPVKRERQISQATAYVVDKGNHRHFMEKEIYEQPEVISHALSHYVDFASKTVKDADKAIDFSKLSGLAISACGTAYLSGLIGKYWFERYARLPVEIDVASEFRYREIPLVPTQAALFISQSGETADTLAALRYCQQEGLKIGAVVNTRESTMARESDAIFPILAGPEIGVASTKAFTCQLAVLASLAVAAGKARGTITPQQETELVRHLTEMPRIMSKVLNSIQPQIEALSRDLSRFKDVLYLGRGTSFPLALEGALKLKEISYIHAEGYAAGELKHGPIALIDENMPVIVIAPHDRFFEKTVSNMQEVAARGGRIIFITDEKGAAASKLDTMATITLPTVDELIAPMVFSLPIQLLAYHTAVFMGTDVDQPRNLAKSVTVE, encoded by the coding sequence ATGTGCGGAATTGTCGGAATAGTCGGAACCCAGCCTGTTGCTGAACGGCTTGTCGATGCGCTGAAGCGTCTCGAATATCGTGGTTACGATTCGGCTGGTGTCGCCACCATCGACAATGGCGCGATGGATCGCCGCCGGGCGGAAGGCAAGCTGTTCAACCTGGAAAAGCTGGTTTCGGAAAAGCCGTTGCCGGGTGTGGTCGGTATTGCCCACACCCGCTGGGCGACGCATGGCGTACCGAACGAGACCAATGCCCACCCGCATTTCGTCGAAGGCGTTGCCGTTGTTCATAATGGCATCATCGAAAACTTCTCCGAACTGCGCGAAGAACTGACCGCCGAGGGCGCGACCTTCACCACCCAGACGGACACTGAAGTGGTGGCGCAGCTTCTGGCGAAATATACCCGCGAAGGGCTTGGCCATCGCGAAGCGATGCTGAAGATGCTGAACCGCGTTACCGGCGCCTATGCGCTGGTCGTCATGTTTCAGGATGATCCCGGCACGTTGCTTTCGGCGCGCTCCGGCCCGCCGCTTGCCGTCGGTTATGGCCGTGGTGAGATGTTCCTCGGTTCGGATGCCATCGCGCTGTCGCCCTTCACCAACGAGATCACCTATCTGGTGGATGGCGATTGCGCCATCGTGACCCGACAGGGTGCTGAGATCATCGATTTTTCCGGCAAGCCTGTGAAGCGCGAGCGGCAGATTTCTCAGGCGACGGCCTATGTGGTCGACAAGGGCAACCACCGCCACTTCATGGAAAAGGAAATCTACGAGCAGCCGGAAGTCATTTCCCATGCGCTCAGCCACTACGTGGATTTCGCCTCCAAGACGGTGAAGGATGCCGACAAGGCCATCGACTTTTCCAAGCTTTCCGGCCTTGCCATTTCCGCCTGCGGCACGGCTTATCTGTCGGGTCTGATCGGTAAATACTGGTTCGAGCGTTATGCGCGCCTGCCGGTGGAAATCGATGTCGCCTCGGAATTCCGTTACCGCGAGATCCCGCTTGTTCCCACGCAGGCGGCGCTGTTCATTTCGCAATCGGGCGAAACCGCCGATACGCTGGCGGCCCTGCGCTATTGCCAGCAGGAGGGGCTGAAGATCGGCGCCGTCGTCAATACGCGTGAATCGACCATGGCCCGTGAATCGGATGCGATCTTTCCGATCCTCGCCGGTCCCGAAATCGGCGTTGCTTCCACCAAGGCCTTCACCTGCCAGCTTGCCGTGCTCGCTTCGCTGGCCGTTGCCGCCGGCAAGGCGCGCGGCACGATCACACCTCAGCAGGAAACCGAACTGGTTCGCCACCTGACCGAGATGCCGCGCATCATGAGCAAGGTTCTCAACAGCATCCAGCCGCAGATCGAGGCGCTGTCGCGTGATCTGTCGCGCTTCAAGGATGTGCTTTATCTCGGGCGCGGCACCAGCTTCCCGCTGGCGCTGGAAGGCGCGCTGAAGCTCAAGGAAATCTCCTATATCCACGCCGAAGGTTATGCCGCCGGCGAGTTGAAGCACGGGCCGATCGCGCTGATCGACGAGAACATGCCTGTTATCGTTATTGCGCCGCATGACCGCTTCTTCGAAAAGACCGTGTCGAACATGCAGGAAGTCGCCGCGCGCGGGGGCAGAATCATCTTCATCACCGACGAGAAGGGGGCTGCCGCCTCCAAGCTTGACACCATGGCGACGATCACCCTGCCGACTGTTGATGAACTCATCGCACCGATGGTCTTCTCGCTGCCGATCCAGCTGCTCGCCTACCACACCGCGGTCTTTATGGGCACGGATGTCGACCAGCCGCGCAATCTGGCGAAATCGGTGACCGTGGAATGA
- the glmU gene encoding bifunctional UDP-N-acetylglucosamine diphosphorylase/glucosamine-1-phosphate N-acetyltransferase GlmU, translating to MERSSLAVILAAGDSTRMKSSKSKVLHTVAGRPMIAHVVEAVAGSGVGAVALVVGRDADNVAAAASLRGLEVEAFVQTERKGTGHAVLAARAAIERGFDDLIVAYGDVPLITSATLDRAREAIAAGADVAVIGFHTERPTGYGRLLVENGELVAIREEKDATDEERKVTWCNSGLMAINGRNALDLLDRIGNSNVKGEYYLTDIVEIARSLGRRAVAIDAPETELVGCNNRAELAFIEKLWQERRRHELMVDGVSMIAPETVFLSFDTKIGQDALIEPNVVFGPGVTIEPGAVIHAFSHLEGAHVAEGATVGPYARLRPGANLHANSKVGNFCEVKKAEIGEGAKVNHLTYIGDAFIGAGSNIGAGTITCNYDGYNKAETRIGANSFVGSNSSLVAPVTIGEGAYIASGSVITDDVPDDALAFGRARQEVKPGRATVVRERAKALKEAKKKAS from the coding sequence ATGGAGCGCAGCTCTCTAGCCGTTATTCTCGCTGCGGGCGACAGCACGCGCATGAAGTCGTCGAAATCCAAGGTGCTGCACACGGTTGCCGGGCGGCCGATGATTGCGCATGTGGTGGAGGCTGTGGCTGGATCGGGCGTTGGTGCCGTGGCGCTGGTGGTCGGGCGCGATGCTGACAATGTTGCCGCGGCTGCCAGCCTCAGGGGTCTTGAGGTCGAGGCTTTCGTGCAGACGGAGCGCAAAGGCACCGGCCATGCGGTTCTTGCCGCACGCGCAGCCATCGAGCGCGGTTTCGATGACCTGATCGTCGCTTATGGCGACGTACCGCTCATCACGTCGGCGACGCTCGATCGGGCGCGCGAGGCGATTGCCGCCGGTGCCGATGTGGCCGTAATCGGCTTCCACACCGAGCGTCCGACAGGTTATGGCCGGTTGCTGGTTGAGAATGGCGAGCTGGTGGCGATCCGCGAGGAAAAGGACGCAACCGACGAAGAACGCAAGGTAACCTGGTGCAATAGCGGCCTGATGGCGATCAACGGGCGTAATGCCCTTGATCTGCTCGACCGGATCGGCAACAGCAACGTTAAAGGCGAATATTATCTCACCGACATCGTTGAAATTGCCCGTTCGCTCGGCCGTCGCGCCGTGGCCATCGATGCGCCGGAAACCGAGCTGGTTGGCTGCAACAACCGTGCCGAACTGGCTTTTATCGAGAAGCTGTGGCAGGAGCGCCGCCGCCATGAGCTGATGGTGGACGGCGTTTCGATGATCGCGCCCGAGACGGTTTTCCTCTCCTTCGATACGAAGATCGGCCAGGATGCCCTGATCGAGCCGAATGTCGTGTTCGGTCCCGGCGTGACGATCGAGCCGGGTGCCGTCATCCATGCGTTCTCGCATCTGGAAGGTGCTCATGTTGCGGAAGGTGCGACCGTCGGTCCCTATGCGCGGTTGCGTCCAGGCGCCAACCTGCATGCCAATTCCAAGGTCGGCAATTTCTGTGAGGTCAAGAAGGCCGAAATCGGCGAGGGCGCCAAGGTTAACCATCTGACCTATATCGGTGATGCCTTCATCGGTGCCGGCAGCAATATTGGTGCGGGCACCATCACCTGCAATTACGACGGTTACAACAAGGCTGAAACGCGGATCGGCGCGAACAGTTTTGTCGGCTCGAACTCGTCGCTGGTTGCACCCGTGACGATTGGAGAAGGCGCTTACATCGCATCCGGCAGCGTGATTACCGATGACGTTCCCGATGATGCGCTGGCCTTCGGGCGTGCGCGCCAGGAAGTGAAGCCGGGCCGGGCAACCGTGGTGCGTGAGCGGGCGAAAGCGCTGAAAGAAGCCAAGAAAAAGGCCTCTTGA
- a CDS encoding FadR/GntR family transcriptional regulator, with product MLDAAIGFRKLRTNHAQVVHKLGLDIVSGTFRTGEILPGDAELMERLKVSRTVLREAMKTLTAKGMISPKARIGTRVTERESWNMFDSEVLLWHFEAGVSDEFLLHLYDIRQAFEPYGAGLAALRAKDADIAKLAAYANEMGNTAYSKEKRALADMNFHVLITEMSGNPFMRTVGSLIKAALAGIFRMSNPEADPNEISDVSASHLRLVEAFRLRDEAAARREMGRLIENGRQQVLQFTARHPR from the coding sequence ATGCTCGATGCGGCGATTGGTTTTCGAAAGCTGCGGACAAATCATGCACAGGTCGTTCACAAGCTCGGTCTCGATATCGTCTCCGGTACTTTCAGGACGGGTGAGATATTGCCTGGGGATGCCGAGCTGATGGAGCGGCTGAAAGTATCTCGCACGGTGCTGCGCGAAGCGATGAAGACGCTGACCGCCAAGGGCATGATTTCCCCCAAGGCGCGCATCGGCACAAGGGTGACGGAGCGCGAAAGCTGGAACATGTTCGACAGCGAAGTGCTTCTCTGGCACTTCGAGGCAGGTGTCAGCGACGAGTTCCTGCTGCATCTCTATGATATCCGTCAGGCTTTCGAACCCTATGGCGCGGGGCTTGCCGCGCTCAGGGCAAAAGACGCCGATATCGCCAAGCTCGCTGCTTACGCCAACGAGATGGGCAATACGGCTTATTCCAAGGAAAAACGGGCGCTGGCGGATATGAATTTCCATGTGCTCATCACCGAAATGTCCGGCAATCCGTTCATGCGCACCGTCGGTTCGCTGATCAAGGCGGCGCTGGCGGGCATTTTCCGGATGAGCAATCCGGAAGCCGATCCCAACGAGATTTCCGATGTGTCCGCCTCTCACTTGAGGCTTGTCGAGGCGTTTCGTCTGCGTGATGAGGCCGCGGCGCGCCGCGAAATGGGCAGGCTGATTGAAAATGGTCGTCAGCAGGTCCTGCAATTCACCGCCCGTCACCCGCGCTGA
- a CDS encoding BMP family ABC transporter substrate-binding protein, which yields MKKLVIALAASVAALGGVVSSAEAADAKKVCFIYVGSRTDGGWTQAHEIGREELQKHFGDKIETPFLESVPEGPDAERAIERMARSGCELVFTTSFGFMDATVKVAQKFPKVKFEHATGFKTAENVATYNARFYEGRYIQGQIAAKMSKKGLAGYIASFPIPEVVMGIDAFVLGAQSVNPDFKLKVVWANTWFDPGKEADAAKALIDQGVDILTQHTDTTAPMQVAAERGIKAFGQASDMIAAGPQTQLTAIKDTWGAYYIKRTQALLDGTWKSESIWDGLKDGILTMAPYTNMPDDVKKMAEETEAKIKSGELHPFTGPVKKQDGSEWLKAGEKAEDKVLLGLNFYVAGVDDKLPQ from the coding sequence ATGAAAAAACTGGTCATCGCACTTGCCGCTTCCGTCGCGGCGCTCGGCGGCGTCGTTTCCTCGGCGGAAGCCGCCGACGCCAAGAAGGTCTGCTTCATCTATGTCGGCAGCCGCACCGATGGCGGCTGGACACAGGCGCATGAGATCGGTCGCGAAGAGCTGCAGAAGCATTTCGGCGACAAGATCGAAACGCCGTTCCTTGAAAGCGTTCCGGAAGGCCCGGATGCCGAACGCGCCATCGAACGTATGGCCCGTTCCGGCTGCGAACTGGTGTTCACCACCTCCTTCGGCTTCATGGATGCGACCGTGAAGGTTGCCCAGAAGTTCCCCAAGGTGAAGTTCGAGCACGCCACCGGCTTCAAGACCGCTGAAAACGTCGCGACCTACAATGCGCGCTTCTATGAAGGCCGTTACATTCAGGGTCAGATCGCCGCGAAGATGTCGAAGAAGGGTCTCGCCGGCTACATCGCGTCCTTCCCGATCCCGGAAGTGGTGATGGGCATTGACGCCTTCGTGCTCGGCGCACAGTCGGTCAACCCGGACTTCAAGCTCAAGGTCGTCTGGGCCAATACCTGGTTCGACCCCGGCAAGGAAGCCGATGCGGCCAAGGCGCTGATCGACCAGGGCGTCGATATCCTGACGCAGCACACCGACACGACGGCTCCGATGCAGGTTGCCGCCGAGCGTGGCATCAAGGCCTTCGGTCAGGCTTCCGACATGATCGCAGCCGGTCCGCAGACCCAGCTCACCGCCATCAAGGACACCTGGGGTGCTTATTACATCAAGCGCACGCAGGCTTTGCTTGACGGCACCTGGAAGTCTGAATCCATCTGGGATGGCCTGAAGGACGGTATCCTGACCATGGCGCCCTACACCAACATGCCTGACGACGTGAAGAAGATGGCTGAGGAAACCGAAGCCAAGATCAAGTCGGGCGAGCTGCATCCCTTCACCGGCCCGGTGAAGAAGCAGGACGGCTCGGAGTGGCTGAAGGCTGGCGAAAAGGCTGAGGACAAGGTTCTGCTCGGCCTCAACTTCTACGTTGCCGGCGTGGACGACAAGCTGCCGCAATAA
- a CDS encoding ABC transporter permease — protein MDMLQAILLTVITAATPLVIAASGELVAERSGVLNLGVEGMMIMGAVCAFAATHMTGSPYLGILAGIASGAVFSLLFGFLTLTLVTNQVATGLALTILGLGVSGMLGESFVGLPGIKLQPIVFPVLSEIPFFGPLLFRQDLIFYMSIALVFGISWFLFKSRTGLKIRAIGDNHASAHALGINVIRTRYLAVMFGGACAGLAGAQLSLVYTPQWVENMSAGRGWIALALVVFASWRPWRLLAGGYLFGAVTIGQLHAQAFGIGVPSQLLSAMPYLATIVVLVIISHNRRTTLINTPASLGKSFVPDR, from the coding sequence ATGGATATGCTTCAGGCCATTCTTCTCACCGTCATCACCGCTGCCACCCCGCTTGTCATCGCCGCTTCGGGCGAGCTTGTGGCGGAACGTTCGGGCGTGCTTAATCTCGGCGTTGAGGGCATGATGATCATGGGCGCGGTCTGCGCTTTCGCCGCGACGCATATGACGGGTTCGCCCTATCTCGGCATTCTGGCCGGCATTGCCTCGGGCGCGGTGTTTTCGCTGCTCTTCGGCTTCCTGACGCTGACGCTTGTCACCAATCAGGTGGCGACGGGTCTTGCGCTCACCATTCTCGGCCTCGGCGTCTCCGGCATGCTGGGCGAGAGTTTCGTCGGCCTGCCTGGTATCAAGCTGCAGCCGATCGTCTTTCCTGTCTTGTCGGAGATCCCGTTTTTTGGTCCGCTGTTGTTCCGGCAGGACCTGATCTTCTACATGTCCATCGCGCTGGTGTTCGGCATCAGCTGGTTCCTGTTCAAAAGCCGCACGGGCCTGAAGATCCGCGCCATCGGTGACAATCACGCCTCGGCCCATGCGCTTGGCATCAATGTCATCCGCACACGGTATCTGGCGGTCATGTTCGGTGGCGCCTGCGCCGGTCTTGCGGGCGCACAGCTGTCGCTGGTCTATACGCCGCAATGGGTGGAAAACATGTCGGCCGGGCGCGGCTGGATTGCGCTGGCGCTCGTTGTTTTCGCCTCATGGCGTCCGTGGCGCCTGCTGGCGGGCGGTTATCTGTTCGGCGCCGTCACCATCGGCCAGTTGCATGCGCAGGCCTTCGGCATCGGCGTACCGTCGCAGCTGCTTTCGGCGATGCCTTATCTCGCAACTATTGTCGTGCTGGTCATCATCTCGCATAATCGCCGCACGACCTTGATCAACACACCGGCATCTTTGGGCAAATCCTTCGTGCCGGACAGGTGA
- a CDS encoding ABC transporter permease, whose protein sequence is MRIELEKRAGVSKLFTLLSPLLALVLTLLVGAVMFAMLGKNPAHALYAFFVEPLLEVWSLHELAIKAAPLILIGVGLSICYRSNNWNIGAEGQFTIGAITGSILPVLYPDWHSPLILPLMMVMGAVGGALYAGIPALLKTKFNTNEILVSLMLVYVAQLFLDWLTRGIWRDPGGYNFPQTKPFNDSAVLPEMLASGRAHWGFVFAIVAAIALWFMMRYMLKGFEVTVLGQSARAGRFAGFSSSRMVWFSLLLSGALAGLAGISEASGSIGHLQPSISPGYGFTAIIVAFLGRLNPLGIILSGLVLALTYLGGEAAQLSIGVSDKVTRVFQGLMLFFVLSCDTLIFYRIRVVFAGKTHRKEGAA, encoded by the coding sequence ATGCGCATTGAGCTTGAAAAACGCGCGGGGGTCTCGAAGCTTTTCACCCTGCTTTCGCCGCTTCTGGCGCTGGTGCTGACGCTGCTTGTCGGCGCTGTCATGTTCGCCATGCTCGGCAAAAATCCGGCTCACGCGCTTTACGCCTTTTTCGTCGAGCCGCTGCTCGAGGTCTGGTCGCTGCATGAGCTGGCGATCAAGGCTGCGCCGCTGATCCTGATCGGCGTCGGCCTGTCGATCTGTTATCGCTCCAATAACTGGAATATCGGCGCGGAGGGGCAATTCACCATCGGCGCGATTACCGGTTCCATCCTGCCGGTGCTTTATCCCGACTGGCACTCGCCGCTCATCCTGCCGCTGATGATGGTGATGGGCGCTGTCGGCGGCGCGCTTTATGCCGGTATTCCGGCGCTGTTGAAAACGAAGTTCAACACCAATGAAATCCTCGTCAGCCTGATGCTGGTCTATGTCGCGCAGCTTTTCCTTGATTGGCTGACGCGTGGCATCTGGCGCGATCCCGGCGGTTACAATTTCCCGCAGACCAAGCCCTTCAACGACAGCGCGGTTTTGCCGGAAATGCTGGCCTCGGGCCGGGCGCATTGGGGTTTCGTGTTCGCCATCGTCGCGGCCATCGCGCTGTGGTTCATGATGCGCTACATGCTCAAGGGCTTTGAAGTTACCGTGCTTGGCCAATCGGCGCGGGCAGGGCGCTTTGCCGGTTTTTCCTCCAGCCGCATGGTGTGGTTTTCGCTGCTGTTATCGGGTGCACTGGCCGGGCTTGCGGGCATTTCGGAAGCTTCCGGTTCCATCGGCCATCTCCAGCCCAGCATTTCGCCGGGTTATGGTTTCACCGCCATCATCGTCGCCTTTCTCGGCCGCCTCAATCCGCTCGGCATCATCCTTTCCGGGCTGGTGCTGGCGCTGACCTATCTCGGGGGTGAGGCGGCGCAGCTTTCGATCGGCGTCTCCGACAAGGTGACACGGGTATTTCAAGGGCTGATGCTGTTCTTCGTTTTGTCCTGCGATACGCTGATCTTCTATCGCATCCGGGTGGTCTTTGCCGGCAAGACACATCGTAAAGAAGGAGCGGCATGA